The following nucleotide sequence is from Mycobacteriales bacterium.
GGCGCAGGCCGCTCTTGCGGTCGACGCCCCCTCCAGCGATTGCACGACATCGAGCAGCTTCGGACTCTTGAGAAACGACAGCCGCCGGGTTCCGAAGTGATACAGCAGCGCGCCAAAGCTCTCGGGACGAACGGCGACGCTCGGATGCAGGCGCCACGACCTATCGAGGTCGAACGGTGTCGTGTTCGGCCGGGTGACCGGGCTAATAGACACCGCACATTCCATCGATCGAGACGTCCTCGACGAGCAGGTCTTCGATCACGACCTCCGGCGCCTCGTCGATCGGCTCGGCGGCCGGTT
It contains:
- the mftB gene encoding mycofactocin biosynthesis chaperone MftB (MftB, a small protein, is a peptide chaperone that assists the radical SAM enzyme MftC in performing two modifications to the C-terminal Val-Tyr dipeptide of the mycofactocin precursor peptide, MftA. MftB's role is analogous to the role of PqqD in the biosynthesis of PQQ, a cofactor that derives entirely from a Tyr and a Glu in the precursor PqqA.), which translates into the protein MECAVSISPVTRPNTTPFDLDRSWRLHPSVAVRPESFGALLYHFGTRRLSFLKSPKLLDVVQSLEGASTARAACAIAGVAPADLPSYQRALATLAASDMILAES
- the mftA gene encoding mycofactocin precursor MftA (Mycofactocin is a small molecule electron carrier derived from the final two amino acids, Val-Tyr, of MftA, the mycofactocin precursor. It plays a role in redox homeostasis and the metabolism of alcohols and aldehydes in Actinobacteria, including Mycobacterium tuberculosis.), which produces MSQTVNPPLAEPAAEPIDEAPEVVIEDLLVEDVSIDGMCGVY